ACTTTTCAACAAATGGTTTTGTCTTATCTGATAGTTCGGCTTTAACATCAAACATCGTGCTATAGTAAGCTCCTTCAACTGCACTACCACCGATTTCTATAAGCTGTGGTAGGTCCCAAGTGTCACCACCGAGAAGTGGCTGTTTTAACCCGAGTTCGCGTGCTTGTTTAGCAATAAGGGCTGCATCGCCGACTATTCCTGCTGGTACAAATATGACGTCAGGATTAGCTTTCTTAACAGCGGTAAGTTGACTTGTGAAATCTTGGTCTCCGCCTTGATATGCAATGTAGACTTTTACTGACTTGGGATCTCCGGTCAATTTTACAAATGCATCCCTGAAATAATACGCAAGACCAACCGAGTAGTCGTTCGAAACATCATATATGACAGCAGCTGTTTTGGCTTTCAAGTGTTGGACAGCAAATTTTGCCATTACCGTGCCTTGGAATGGGTCGATGAAGCAAACTCTAAATACAAATGGTTTGTCCTTTGTAACGAGTGGATTTGTATTTGAAGGAGCGATGTAAACAACTTTATTCTTGTTCGCTATTTCGGCTCCTGGTATTCCGAGTGCACTCGAGTAAGTGCCAATAATTGCGGAAACTTTGAACTGTTCAATAAGCCTTGTCACAACGTTAGCAGCTTCGATCTTATCGCTCTTGTTATCAAGAATGACAAGCTTTATAGGTCTTCCAAGTACGGATGGTACTTCTTCGTACGCCATTTCAATACCTCTCAAACCAAGCTGGCCACCCATTGCATAGTTTCCTGTTAGTGGTTGAGTAACTCCTATCATGATTTCATTTGCTGCAAAGGTGATTGATAAACTCAGCAACAAGGCAATGAAAATAATGAGTTTTCTCATAGTAATCCCCTCCTAAACTCTTATGTAAAACCCTATGGTTTTACAATAGTTATCAGCTTAAATTTGCCATTTTCTATCTTCTTTACAATCGCATCTTTTATTGCGTCTCCGTTCTCATCGAATGTTATAGAACCAGTTGCACCTTGGAAGTTCTTAGTTTGAGCTAACGCATTCTTGATGTCCTCTGGTTTTGCAGATTTTGCCCTTGTAATCGCGTCGAGGATGACAAGGTAGGCATCGAAACCAAGTGCTGCGAATGCACTCGGTTCTTCGTTGTACTTCTTTCTGTAGGCCTCAACGAATTTTTTCGTCATTTCAGTTGTCATAGCTTTCTCGTCGAAGTGAGTGCTGAAGTAAGCTCCTTCAACTGCGTCTCCTCCAACTTGGACTATTTCCGGAACTTCCCAAGTGTCACCGCCCAAGAATATTGACTTAATTCCCATTTCCCTTGCTTGCTTCATAATCAAAGCAGCGTCTCCATAGGAACCAGCTGGGATGAAAAGGACATCTGGGTTCTTTGACTTAGCCAACGTTAGTTGGGATGTGAAGTCTTGGTCTCCACCTTGGTAGGAAGCCACTCCAAGGACAGATTTGCTATTGCCTGTAAATTCAATGAAAGCGTTCCTGAAATAGTGTGCCAACCCAACTGAGTAGTCTGAAGAGATATCCTGGATGATATACGCTGTTTTTGCCTTAAGTGTCTCAACCGCGAACTTTGCCATAACTCTTCCTTGGAATGGGTCAATGAAACAAACTCTGAAAACATATTCCTTGTCCTTTGTTACTAGCGGGTTCGTTGGTGAGCATCCTACCATCGGGACTTTCATCTTGTTTGCAACTTCGCTGCCAGGAATAGCTAACGAACTACCATAACTTCCGATGATCGCACTTACGTTGTAGACTTGGATCAACCTTGTGACTGCGTTTGCTGCTTCAACTTTGTCGGTTTTGTTGTCAAGAACAATCAACTCAACCTTTTGGTTAAGGACCGTTGGGTACATTTCGTTAGCAAGTCTGATACCCTTGAGCGTGAGCTGACCACCGGCAGCAAAAGCTCCCGTGAGCGGTTCGAATACACCTATCCTGATAGCCGCAAATGTGGAAACAGCCAGTACAAGCACAAGAAGAGCCAGAAGAACTTTCCTCACAACTACCCCTCCCTTCAAAGAGTTGAAATGCCTAAAAAATTGATAAAGACAATTTGCTGAGTGTTGCAAATTGTTGCAGGAAATATTCTGCGGTATTTTGTTACATTATATAATAAAACATTCAAAATTTTAAATGTTGATAATTAATTATGTAGGTTTGTTTTTTTGAAATTATTAGTGAATATTTGCATTTTCTTGCGATTTGGTAATTTTATCAATCATAATATTGCGAATGATGTAAACAAAGAAGCGAGGCCTTTCTGCCTCGCTTCGTGTTTAGTGCTTTTAACTTTTAAGTTTTCGTGTGGATTATTTTTAAAATGGATAAAACCCCAACTCCAGGTTGTTCCTTTCAATTATCGCCTTTATTTCTTCTTCAATTATCCTCTTGTGCCCCTCTTCCCAATCTCTCAGTACCAAGAGCAACTTCTTCACTCTTTCATCTATCTCTTTCTGAGCCGCTTTTTCGTAAAATTCCATAAAGTCTTTTTCGATTAAGTAAGCCATCCTCAAAACGGAAAGGTCAGCTATATCGTCTTCCTGAGAGGTTTCGGAAATTTTTTGCCCTTCGTATCTGGATTTGTAATACGTAGTACTTTGCTGCGGTAGCGATTCAATTTCCGAGCCTTCTTCAAGAGATTTTCTTAATCTTCTGATGAATTCAGTGTGTTCTTTTTCCATCTGGGCTAAGTAGTCGAATATGTCAGCTACCGACTTGTTCTTCACTTCGTCCCTTTTGGTTCTGTAGAACTTGAATCCTTCTATTTCAAACTGTTCCGCTAACTTAAGTACGTCGTACATGCTCTCCCTCCTTATCATTTCTGCTCTCTCAAGTATTGGTCAATACCTCTTGCTGCCCAGTAACCATCTGCGACACCATGTATTATGTCCGGCCCATTGACGATATCTCCACCAGCAAAAAGCCAAGGAATCTGTGTTTGCCTGAGATTGTTTGTAAGTATCCTTGGTCCGACGAACTGGAGCTTCGATTTCCATTCTTCTGGGAGATACGAGTAATCGGGTGCTTGACCGATGGCTTCGATTATCATATCACCGTCGTAGTATTGAACTGTTGATTCGTCGAACTTAGGATTGAACCTTCTGTTTTCATCGAAGACCTCGGTACATTTTACACATTCGATTCCTTTTATGTTGTCTCTATCATCGAAAATCACTCTTCTAGGACCCCAGCCCGGACATATCTTTACACCTTCTTCAATGGCTTCTTCGATTTCTTCCATGTCAGCGGGCATTTCGTCGTGTGTTCTTTCAAGACATGTGACCGTGACATTTACCTCACCGTATTTCATCTTTTGAAGCCTTGCCATACTCCTTGCGATATCCATTGCGACGTTTCCGCCACCGATAACTACGACTCGTTTGGGTATCTTCGGTTCCGGAGCTTCGCCGCGCAGGTAATCTCTTATAGCCCTCAACAGTGGCAATGCTTGGACAACATCTGGATGGTCAGAACCCGGGATTTTTGTAGACCTACCGAGTGTCAAACCAGTTGCCAAGAATATCGCATCGTACTTATTTTTCAACTCTTCGAATGTAATATCTTTCCCAACAGCGACACCGGTGAAGATCCTTACACCGAGTGATTCGATGAATGCGATATCCTTATCAAGTGCTTCGTCTGGCAGCCTGTACCTCGGGATACCGTACCTCATGACACCACCAGGGCGGTTGAGTGCTTCGTAGATATCTACCTCGTATCCCATCGTTGCCAAGAAGTAAGCAGCGGACAATCCTGCAGGACCACTACCAACGATAGCAACTTTCTTGGGTTGTTTTGTCACATCGAATGTCACAATTTCATGCCATTTTTCAGCTGGAACGCTATCCGTTATGTACCTCTTCAACCATCTGATAGCGATTGCTTCTCCCCTGTGAGAAATCGCACAGACTTCCTCACAGCGATGTGTACAGACTCTTCCACAAACACTTGAGAGTGGATTTGCACCGAAGTTGTTTTGATCTTCGACACCTTTGAGAAGCCACTTGAGAGCGTCCTGTAAGTCATCTTTCCAAATTGCCTTTATATACTGTGGTATCTGCATGTGCTCTGGACACCTGTCAACACAGATAGCACACTCAACACACCTTGCAGCTTCAGATATAGCCTGCTCTTTACTGTAAGCTTTGACAAATTCAACAAAAGAATCCACACGTTCTTCAGCTGGGAGTGTTTCAGGCATAACTCTATCAAGGTCGAGTAAGTCGCTATCTTCATCCCTCGTCCAACCGATCTTGATTTCTTCTGGGGTCTTGTTAAGTATGCCTTTCTCAGTTGGCGCGAAGTAGAAGTCTTCAGGATTTGGAGAAATGAATATGTATTCCCTTGTCATTTTCAAAGAGCCTGTTGTACAGATGTCGACACACATAGCACAAAAACTACATCGGCCGTAATCTATCGTAGGTCTTTGTGGTTTCATGCCGTATTCTTGCTTCATATCAGGCACTTCTACCATCGTTATCGCATCAGTTGGACATATCTTTGCACAAGTTCCACAGCCGATACACTTTTCCCAATCGTTCACATGGAAACCTCTGTACCTTGGAGCAGCTTCCCTGGTTTCTTTTGGAACGCGTATAGTTACCGGCTTTTCAAAAAGATTTTTCCAAGCTATGAGCGGGGCGAAAAAACTCTTCTTTGGCGTTTCTGTTCTATTTTCTTTTATTTCCATCATCGGCACCTCCCATTACCTATCGATTTCCGGGGCACACACGCCCATTGTATCGAGCCAGATAGGTACATCATCTATCCTCGTTCCAGGTAGTAGGTGTTCCACACCGTAGAGTCCTTGTGGATAGGAAGCGCCTCTGACCGCTACTCTGTATGGTGTTTCCTCGCCGTTTGAGACGACGAGGTATCCGTACTCTCCACGTGTAGATTCAACGCGTGCGTACGCCATTCCCTTTGGAACCCTAATTCTCAAGCCGTTACCATCGGAAATTTTTGTATTCACAGGACCAGCTGGCATCTTTTCCAACGCCTGCCTGATTATCCTGATGCTCTGTCTTATCTCCTTTGGTTTCAGGCTCATCCTTGCAAGTGCGTCGCCTTCTGTAGCTGTTGGAATTTCGAATTCTACCTTATCGTAGAACAGATACGGGTCAACTTTTCTAATATCGTATGGCACACCTGTTGCCCTTAATCCGATGCCTGTCACACCTAGTTTTAAACAAGTTTCTGTGTCAATCTTTGCGATACCTTTCAACCTCGTATGGAGTATTCTGTTCTTAAGGATGAATGTTTCGTACTCTGGCATTCTTTGTTCTAAGTAATCCATTAACTTCAAAATCTTTTCTTCAAGCTTAGGTGGAAAGTCCTTTCTAACACCACCAGGGATGATGTACATATGGTAAATCCTTGCCCCCGTTAACTCCTCGAAAATGTCAAGGACCCTGTCTCTGTCAGAAACACTCCAGAACATACTTGTGTACATTCCGGTAGGTCCTCCGATACCACCAAATGACCAAAGGTGGTTCGCAATGCGAGCAAGTTCGAGCACAATCATCCTTATCCACTGCGCCCTTTCTGGGACTTCGACTTTTGCTATCTTTTCAATTGCCATTGCATAACAAGCTTCGTTTATATCCGGCTCAGGCACACAAATACGTGGTATCAGCGCAAGGTTCTGATACCAAAGTCTTCTTTCCATGAGCTTTTCGAATCCACGGTGCAAAAAGCCCGGTAGTGGTCTTGCCTTGACGACAATGTCGCCTTCCACGTACATGTGGACGCTGAAATTACCGTGCATTCCAGGGTGATTCGGACCAAAGAACAGCTTCACTTCACCCATTTATATCACCCCTTGTGTCTTCTAAATCTGCTCTTATTATCTTTGCTTCATGGATCGCATCCTTTTCGTATTCCCTGTCTGGGAAGTGTTCTTTTGAGAACTTCAATGGGTCAAAATCTTTTCTGAGTGGTGGTAAATCGTTCCAGAGCTCGAGGAAGAGTGGCAATCTGCATCTCTCGTTTCCTTCGAATTCCACACCGAAGAATTCGTGGACATCACGCTCGTAGTACTCCGCAGTTGGCCACATATCTTTGACGGTGTAGAAGACAGGTTTATCTCTGTCAATAAATGTAGAGACAAGTAACGTGACACCATTTGACCAGTTGAAGAGTATGTAAACAAGTTCGAATCTCTTCTCTTCGATCCAGTCGATACAAGTCAAAATGGAGAGATGCGAATAGCCTGATTCTTTCAGGAAAGCGAGCAACGGTATTGTCTTATCGTTTTCTGCAATGAGTTTATGCTGTCTTTCTGCAATATCTTCGACCCTGACATCGAAGAGCTTCTTAGCTTTTTCAAGTATTTCGGCAACGTTATTATTCATGGAATTCGTCATGGACAATCACCTCTCCGAGACTCCTCAACTGATTCTGCTTGTACCATTCGTAATTTTCCTTGTACCTCTTCCAGCCGTTCGCTTCGCCTTTCCTTATCATCTCCATCAGCGTATTAAAAGCGTTGAGTATCGCCTCCGGTCTTGGCATACAACCTGCGATGTAAAGGTCGACAGGTAAGTAATAGTCAAGTCTGTTGATTGTGGAATAAGAGTCGAAATATATGCCACCGTTTATCGTACATGAGCCGAATCCAATGACGTACTTTGGATCGGCCATCTTTTCGTACGTGTAAATGACCCTTCTGAGAGTTTTGACACTCAGGTATCCAGTTATCAAGAGTATGTCGGCTTGTCTTGGAGTTGCCATTGGTCCCATCCCAAGACGCTCCATATCGAATCGAGAAGTCATCGATGGTGGCAATTCGACAGCACCACAACCGGTACAGTAATGGAGCATCCACATTGATCTACTTCTCAATTGGTCTGCTATCTTTTCCCATACACTTCTTTCATCTATCTTAGCCATCCATTTCACCTCCGCATTATCCATTCAGCTTAAAATACCCAGCCGTTTACAACAAAGAAAGCCTGCAAAAACGCAAGAAGTATTGGAACTGTCCAATAGAACGCCACTGCTTGCTCGATTCTGAATCTTGGTAGTACAGCCGAGACCATAACTGCAAAAGTCCAAACGATGAAGTATTTGAGCAAGAAAACAAAGAACGTCCCGCCGCCAAGGAAGAAGTCAACGAAAAGACTTATTTCAATGAATTCCATAAAAGTGTTCATCAGCATCAGCAAGCCCATGTATTTTGCCGAGAGTTCAACCATGGGACCAGACGCGATTTCCGCTGGTGCTATTGGTGCTTCAAACGGTTCTTTACCAAGCATGCCTTGGAGGGAAATAAGCGCAACTAAAGCACCTATTGGAAACTTTACGATGTTCCATTCCCCTGCTTGTGCCTGTGCTTCGATAATTGATGAGATATTTCCCGTTTTGTAGTAGAAAAGCAGTGTAGTGATAACGATGAGATATGGAACTTCATAACCGAGCATAAGTGTGAGAGCCCTTGCAACACCGATGGATGCCCACGGGTTTCCTGTACCTACCATACCCATTGCCATACCTAATGCTCCAACTGTGAACAGATACGCTATTACAAAGAAGTTATCAAGCCCTGGGAACGCTACTAAATTTCCGAGTGGAACGAACGAAAGTGTCGCAATAACACCGCCAAGGGCCATAAGCACGCCAAAATCGAATATCCAGCCGTGCGTCCAACCATGCTTAGTTAAGGTTTTGAAGACATCTATAAAATTCTGATACCAAGGTGGACCGTACCTTTTCTGGATACGCGCGGTTATCTTTCTACCTATACCTTCGAATGTCAAACCAAAAAAGAACGCGGTAAATAATACGCCTGCTACTCTTCCAGCTGTCGCTAATCCTGTCATCGCTTACCACCTCACCCACATGATTAACGCAAGTACCACAGCGACCCAGAACAGATACGCAGAAGCTGTCCTTCGAGCCAGATAATCGACAAACTTCCCAAACGCTTTAAGTGCGTTAACAATCGAAAGGTACCAATCCTCGAAAGATGGGTGACCTTCGTATTCTCTTTCTAAGAACGCGTAGAACTTTGATGCGTAATGGTACAGGTCGTAATTGTGTAAGAATTCTCCTGAGGTGTATTGGTCTTCCAGCGGTATTTTCTTTCCTTTGGGCATAAGGGCGTAGATGATAGCAGCGATGATGAATCCAACTGCAAACATCACAAAGA
The DNA window shown above is from Fervidobacterium changbaicum and carries:
- a CDS encoding ABC transporter substrate-binding protein, coding for MRKVLLALLVLVLAVSTFAAIRIGVFEPLTGAFAAGGQLTLKGIRLANEMYPTVLNQKVELIVLDNKTDKVEAANAVTRLIQVYNVSAIIGSYGSSLAIPGSEVANKMKVPMVGCSPTNPLVTKDKEYVFRVCFIDPFQGRVMAKFAVETLKAKTAYIIQDISSDYSVGLAHYFRNAFIEFTGNSKSVLGVASYQGGDQDFTSQLTLAKSKNPDVLFIPAGSYGDAALIMKQAREMGIKSIFLGGDTWEVPEIVQVGGDAVEGAYFSTHFDEKAMTTEMTKKFVEAYRKKYNEEPSAFAALGFDAYLVILDAITRAKSAKPEDIKNALAQTKNFQGATGSITFDENGDAIKDAIVKKIENGKFKLITIVKP
- a CDS encoding NuoB/complex I 20 kDa subunit family protein, giving the protein MDERSVWEKIADQLRSRSMWMLHYCTGCGAVELPPSMTSRFDMERLGMGPMATPRQADILLITGYLSVKTLRRVIYTYEKMADPKYVIGFGSCTINGGIYFDSYSTINRLDYYLPVDLYIAGCMPRPEAILNAFNTLMEMIRKGEANGWKRYKENYEWYKQNQLRSLGEVIVHDEFHE
- a CDS encoding NADH-quinone oxidoreductase subunit D, with the protein product MGEVKLFFGPNHPGMHGNFSVHMYVEGDIVVKARPLPGFLHRGFEKLMERRLWYQNLALIPRICVPEPDINEACYAMAIEKIAKVEVPERAQWIRMIVLELARIANHLWSFGGIGGPTGMYTSMFWSVSDRDRVLDIFEELTGARIYHMYIIPGGVRKDFPPKLEEKILKLMDYLEQRMPEYETFILKNRILHTRLKGIAKIDTETCLKLGVTGIGLRATGVPYDIRKVDPYLFYDKVEFEIPTATEGDALARMSLKPKEIRQSIRIIRQALEKMPAGPVNTKISDGNGLRIRVPKGMAYARVESTRGEYGYLVVSNGEETPYRVAVRGASYPQGLYGVEHLLPGTRIDDVPIWLDTMGVCAPEIDR
- a CDS encoding NADH-quinone oxidoreductase subunit C, with amino-acid sequence MTNSMNNNVAEILEKAKKLFDVRVEDIAERQHKLIAENDKTIPLLAFLKESGYSHLSILTCIDWIEEKRFELVYILFNWSNGVTLLVSTFIDRDKPVFYTVKDMWPTAEYYERDVHEFFGVEFEGNERCRLPLFLELWNDLPPLRKDFDPLKFSKEHFPDREYEKDAIHEAKIIRADLEDTRGDING
- a CDS encoding ABC transporter substrate-binding protein; this encodes MRKLIIFIALLLSLSITFAANEIMIGVTQPLTGNYAMGGQLGLRGIEMAYEEVPSVLGRPIKLVILDNKSDKIEAANVVTRLIEQFKVSAIIGTYSSALGIPGAEIANKNKVVYIAPSNTNPLVTKDKPFVFRVCFIDPFQGTVMAKFAVQHLKAKTAAVIYDVSNDYSVGLAYYFRDAFVKLTGDPKSVKVYIAYQGGDQDFTSQLTAVKKANPDVIFVPAGIVGDAALIAKQARELGLKQPLLGGDTWDLPQLIEIGGSAVEGAYYSTMFDVKAELSDKTKPFVEKYRKKYNEDPGYLPALAYDAYMVLIDAIKRAGSDNPEMIRRALLTTDFIGVSGRIRFDQNRDAIKDAVIKTIKNGKFEFVTVIKGE
- a CDS encoding respiratory chain complex I subunit 1 family protein, whose product is MTGLATAGRVAGVLFTAFFFGLTFEGIGRKITARIQKRYGPPWYQNFIDVFKTLTKHGWTHGWIFDFGVLMALGGVIATLSFVPLGNLVAFPGLDNFFVIAYLFTVGALGMAMGMVGTGNPWASIGVARALTLMLGYEVPYLIVITTLLFYYKTGNISSIIEAQAQAGEWNIVKFPIGALVALISLQGMLGKEPFEAPIAPAEIASGPMVELSAKYMGLLMLMNTFMEFIEISLFVDFFLGGGTFFVFLLKYFIVWTFAVMVSAVLPRFRIEQAVAFYWTVPILLAFLQAFFVVNGWVF
- a CDS encoding ferritin-like domain-containing protein gives rise to the protein MYDVLKLAEQFEIEGFKFYRTKRDEVKNKSVADIFDYLAQMEKEHTEFIRRLRKSLEEGSEIESLPQQSTTYYKSRYEGQKISETSQEDDIADLSVLRMAYLIEKDFMEFYEKAAQKEIDERVKKLLLVLRDWEEGHKRIIEEEIKAIIERNNLELGFYPF
- a CDS encoding FAD-dependent oxidoreductase; protein product: MEIKENRTETPKKSFFAPLIAWKNLFEKPVTIRVPKETREAAPRYRGFHVNDWEKCIGCGTCAKICPTDAITMVEVPDMKQEYGMKPQRPTIDYGRCSFCAMCVDICTTGSLKMTREYIFISPNPEDFYFAPTEKGILNKTPEEIKIGWTRDEDSDLLDLDRVMPETLPAEERVDSFVEFVKAYSKEQAISEAARCVECAICVDRCPEHMQIPQYIKAIWKDDLQDALKWLLKGVEDQNNFGANPLSSVCGRVCTHRCEEVCAISHRGEAIAIRWLKRYITDSVPAEKWHEIVTFDVTKQPKKVAIVGSGPAGLSAAYFLATMGYEVDIYEALNRPGGVMRYGIPRYRLPDEALDKDIAFIESLGVRIFTGVAVGKDITFEELKNKYDAIFLATGLTLGRSTKIPGSDHPDVVQALPLLRAIRDYLRGEAPEPKIPKRVVVIGGGNVAMDIARSMARLQKMKYGEVNVTVTCLERTHDEMPADMEEIEEAIEEGVKICPGWGPRRVIFDDRDNIKGIECVKCTEVFDENRRFNPKFDESTVQYYDGDMIIEAIGQAPDYSYLPEEWKSKLQFVGPRILTNNLRQTQIPWLFAGGDIVNGPDIIHGVADGYWAARGIDQYLREQK